The genomic interval GGTCGCGTACGCGTGGACACCCTTCCTGGCCGAGCGTCTGCTGCTGGGGCAGTGGGGGCTGCTGCTCGCGTACGGGAGCCTGCCCTGGATCGTGGCGGCGTGCCTGCGCGACCGTGGCTCGACGTGGCGGCTGCTCGCCGCGTGCGCCCCGGCCGCGGTGACGCCGACCGGGGGCCTGATCGCCTTCGCCACCGTGCTCGTGCTGGCGCCGCGCCGCTCGTGGCTGCCCGCCCTGCTCAACCTGCCGTGGCTGCTCGCGACCGTGCTGAGCAGCGCGGACGGGCGCAGCGACCCGGCCGGGGTGGCCGCCTTCGCCGCGCGCGGCGCCGACTGGACAGGGCCGATCGGCGCGCTGCTCGGCACCGGCGGCATCTGGAACGCGCAGACCACCCTGCCCAGCCGCTCGTCGCCGCTCGCCCCGCTGGGCACGCTGCTGCTGCTCGCACTGGCGGTGACGGGCTGGCGGCTGCTGCGCGACCGGCTGCCGGACGGCGCGGCGGTCCGCCTGCTGGTGCTGGCCGGGGGCGGGTTCCTGCTGGCTGCGCTGGCCGTGCTGCCCGGGGGCCGGGCGCTGCTCGAGTGGGCGGTGACCTCGGTGCCTGGGGCCGGGGTGCTGCGCGACGGGCAGAAGTTCCTGATCCCGTACGCCCTGGTGTTGTGCCTCTGCGCGGCTCTGGGCGCCGAGCGGATCGGGCGGCGCGAGGTGCTGGCCGGAGCTTTGGTGCTGCCGCTGGTGGTGATGCCCGACCTCGCGTACGGGGGTGCCGGCCGGCTTCGCCCGGTGAGCTACCCGGCCGATTTCGCCGTCGTGAAGCGCCTGGTCGAGCAGTCGCCGGGCGAGGTGGTGTCGCTGCCGTTCGCGGGCTACCACACCTACCCCTGGAACCGTTCCCGAACTGTGATCGACCCGCTCCCCCGATACCTGGACGCCGAAGTGGTGCGCGACGACCGCCTGCTGGTCGGCGACCGGGCGATCGCCGGGGAGAGCCGGCGCGCCGACGAGGTCCGCCAGGCCCTGGAGCTGGGGAAACCACTTGCCGCGCTCGGGATGCGCTGGGTCGTCGTGCAGCGGGTCGCCGGTGAGGCCCCGGTCCCGCCCGCCGCGCTGGCGGGACTGAGAATGGTGCACGCGGGAACCGACCTCCGGTTGTACGAGAACGGGTCTTCGCAAAGAAGTTACTAGGTGGTAACGTCCCGCGCACATCGCAAGCCCGTCGATGTCGCTGCTCAGAAGGAGTCCCCACATGCGTAAGGCCCTTCCTCTGGTCCTGGCCGGGGTGATCGCCCTGGCCCTCGGCGCCATCGGGTCGGTGGCGCTGGCCTCGACCCTGACCGGCTCGGCGTCGGAGGCGGCCAAGACCGTCGACGACACCCAGGTCGTTCCCGGGGTCTACGGCACCAGGTAGGTCCGGTCCACCTCGGCCGGCGCCGGGACGCGAGCGGCCCCCTCGATCAGGGCCGCGAACCGCTCGCCCGCCGCCGGCCAGGTGAACCGTGCCGCGTGCGCCCGCGCCGCGGCGCCCATCGCGAGCCGGAGGGTGTCATCGGTCAGCAGCAGGCGCACCTTCTCGGTGTAGTCGGCGGAATCGTTCGCCAGCAGGCCGGTCCGGCCGTCGACCAGGGACTCCTCGACTCCCCCGGCGCCCCGGAAGGCCACGTTCGGCGTGCCCACCGCGGCCGCCTCGACGATGGTCAGGCCCCAGCCCTCCTTGAGCGACGGGGTCAGCGCCACCCAGGCCTCGCTGAGCAGCTCACGCTTCTCGGGCTCGTCGACGAACCCGGCGAACCGCACCCGATCGGCCACACCGAGCCCGGCCGCGTAGTCCTTGAGCGCCGGCTCCCACCAGCCCTGCCCCGCCACCACCAGGCTGATCCCGGGCAGCTCGTCGGCGAGCGCGGCCACGGCGTCGATCGCCACCTCGACCTGCTTGTGCGGGACGAGCCGACCCAGTACCACGAGCGACGGATGCGCCGTACGCGCGACCGGGGCCGTGACCGTCATGTCCGGAGTGCCATTGTGGATGATCGTCACCCGTTCCGGGCCGACCCCGAGCACGGCCAGCTCGTCGCGGGTCGCGGCCGACACCGTCACGTAGCGGCACCTGCGGTACACCCGGGGCGCCAGCCACGACTCGATCCACCAGCCGAACCTGGCCAGCCGCGGGGTGAGGACCACCGGCCACTGCTCGCGGTGCACGTGGTGCACGAGCGCGATGACCGGGCAGCGCGCCCAGAGCGGGGCCAGGAACGGCAGGCCGTTGCCGACGTCGACGATCACGTCCGGCCGGCCGTGGCGGCGGCTGAGCGGGCCCAGGCCGGCGAATCCCAGCAGGTAGAGCAGGGCCGCCCGCAGGTAGAGCGTGTGCCGGCCGCCGCGGCGCAGGACGCGCACCCCG from Paractinoplanes brasiliensis carries:
- a CDS encoding glycosyltransferase family 4 protein; the encoded protein is MDTFVTRKRHVLFLNWRDTRNPQGGGSEVYVERIAGELVRRGHRATLLCAKHPYGASEELTAGGVRVLRRGGRHTLYLRAALLYLLGFAGLGPLSRRHGRPDVIVDVGNGLPFLAPLWARCPVIALVHHVHREQWPVVLTPRLARFGWWIESWLAPRVYRRCRYVTVSAATRDELAVLGVGPERVTIIHNGTPDMTVTAPVARTAHPSLVVLGRLVPHKQVEVAIDAVAALADELPGISLVVAGQGWWEPALKDYAAGLGVADRVRFAGFVDEPEKRELLSEAWVALTPSLKEGWGLTIVEAAAVGTPNVAFRGAGGVEESLVDGRTGLLANDSADYTEKVRLLLTDDTLRLAMGAAARAHAARFTWPAAGERFAALIEGAARVPAPAEVDRTYLVP